In one Flammeovirga yaeyamensis genomic region, the following are encoded:
- a CDS encoding methyltransferase family protein, whose protein sequence is MAIYLFIFYCLFFIILFIAPSYLTFKQTGIHPFRFTEEDTTINYVGKVYKIISAISFVTLLINALIPGLMQFLIPIEYLESELISWFGLFMIHLAFVLIFIAQRNMSNEWRIGIDDTNRVHLVTKGMFSISRNPIFLGVLVVFLGLFLIMPNIITAIILITGMVVIQTQVRLEEEFLENVLGVEYKVYRSKVRRWL, encoded by the coding sequence ATGGCAATATATTTATTCATTTTTTACTGTTTGTTTTTTATTATACTATTTATAGCCCCAAGTTATTTAACTTTCAAACAAACAGGGATTCATCCTTTCAGATTTACAGAAGAAGATACGACAATAAACTATGTAGGAAAAGTATATAAAATTATCTCAGCGATCTCTTTTGTTACACTATTAATTAATGCATTGATACCTGGTTTAATGCAATTTCTCATTCCGATTGAATACCTTGAATCTGAATTAATTTCATGGTTTGGTCTATTCATGATACACTTGGCATTCGTCCTAATTTTTATTGCTCAGCGAAATATGTCTAATGAATGGCGAATTGGTATTGATGATACAAATAGAGTTCATTTAGTTACAAAAGGAATGTTTAGTATTTCTAGAAATCCCATTTTTCTCGGAGTATTAGTAGTTTTCTTAGGCCTTTTTTTGATTATGCCGAATATAATAACAGCTATAATTTTAATAACAGGGATGGTTGTTATACAAACACAGGTACGCCTTGAAGAAGAGTTTTTAGAAAACGTTTTAGGGGTTGAATACAAAGTATATAGGAGTAAAGTTAGACGTTGGCTTTAA
- a CDS encoding DUF2326 domain-containing protein, with protein MIRFKKLYSIPKFFEPIKFESGLNIILGEKSEGNNKTNGVGKTMAIEFLNFCLLKKSSDSRVTLIPDHILDIDTVVYLDINIYTDFLTIARSIKKPDVVTIFKNGVEIISNESIEIASEYLGNLYFREFPLHITRISFRNLLNPIIRDERSEFKDIIQCFDTAKRIPSDYKPHLFFLNLNIELYSEIKKVIDELTKKTTFVTETKKLITSDYNKVSEAKARLNELEGEVSKINTSIEKLKTNESFESIQDDLVKLESRLSKLRIRQKTLKLEIKQINSLPEPENISENEITILFNQFKDGLGDMVEKSLQEVKEFKTRIDSFKNSLINNKLKMLQSELISLNTKIQRLDDEYSEKISLLDNGELLKDLKTSINIFNKKNQELNNLRSVIDRYNKAEKEKKSLKNTKDNKIIDFDDHLSDKQVEIKEFEETILYIHENIMGNRNAHFGIETINSAKAKEFLSFDFRINDDGSWSTNRMKVFIYDLALLLSDSTKKNHPKLLVHDNLFNVDNDSLEKSLNFLHKQSENHPEEFQYILTLNRDMVEIMEERNLIEFNISDYARAKFTKNDRFLKVKYSELSKRKK; from the coding sequence ATGATAAGATTTAAAAAATTATATAGTATTCCAAAGTTCTTTGAACCAATTAAGTTTGAGTCAGGATTAAATATTATCCTTGGAGAGAAATCTGAAGGCAATAATAAAACAAATGGTGTTGGGAAGACCATGGCTATTGAGTTTTTAAATTTTTGTTTACTAAAAAAATCATCAGATAGTAGAGTAACATTAATTCCCGATCATATTCTTGATATAGATACTGTAGTTTATTTAGACATCAATATATATACTGATTTCTTAACTATTGCAAGATCTATAAAAAAACCAGATGTAGTTACTATTTTTAAAAACGGTGTTGAAATAATTTCTAATGAATCTATTGAAATAGCCTCTGAATATTTGGGGAATTTATATTTTAGAGAATTCCCATTGCATATAACACGTATAAGCTTTCGCAATCTTTTAAATCCCATTATTAGAGACGAGCGTTCTGAATTTAAGGACATCATACAGTGTTTTGATACTGCTAAAAGAATACCTAGCGATTATAAACCGCATTTATTCTTCTTAAATCTCAATATCGAATTGTATTCTGAAATAAAGAAAGTAATAGATGAGTTAACAAAAAAAACTACATTTGTTACTGAAACAAAAAAGTTAATCACTTCAGATTATAATAAAGTTAGTGAAGCTAAGGCGAGACTTAATGAACTTGAAGGTGAAGTTTCGAAAATAAATACATCTATAGAAAAATTAAAAACCAATGAGTCCTTTGAAAGTATTCAAGATGATTTGGTAAAATTAGAATCAAGACTTTCTAAATTACGGATTCGCCAGAAAACATTAAAGTTAGAAATTAAGCAAATAAATAGTTTACCAGAACCTGAAAATATTAGTGAAAATGAGATTACAATCCTTTTCAATCAGTTTAAAGATGGTTTAGGTGATATGGTTGAAAAATCCTTACAAGAAGTCAAGGAATTTAAAACTCGAATTGATTCTTTTAAAAACTCACTTATTAACAATAAGCTTAAGATGCTTCAATCTGAGTTAATTAGTTTAAATACTAAAATTCAAAGGCTTGATGATGAGTATTCCGAAAAAATATCTCTTTTGGATAATGGAGAATTATTAAAGGATTTAAAAACCTCAATCAATATATTTAATAAAAAAAATCAAGAATTAAATAATCTACGTTCAGTTATTGATCGTTACAACAAAGCTGAAAAAGAAAAAAAGTCATTAAAAAATACAAAGGATAATAAAATCATAGATTTTGACGACCATCTTTCAGATAAGCAGGTTGAAATTAAAGAATTTGAAGAAACTATCTTGTATATCCATGAAAATATAATGGGTAATAGGAATGCTCATTTTGGAATTGAAACAATAAATTCTGCCAAAGCAAAAGAATTCTTATCCTTTGACTTTAGAATAAATGATGATGGCAGTTGGAGTACAAATAGGATGAAAGTGTTTATATATGATTTAGCGCTATTATTAAGTGATAGTACTAAAAAGAATCACCCCAAGCTGCTAGTTCATGATAATTTATTTAATGTTGATAATGATTCATTAGAAAAAAGCTTGAATTTTCTACACAAGCAATCAGAAAATCATCCTGAAGAATTTCAGTATATTTTGACTTTAAATAGAGATATGGTTGAAATTATGGAAGAAAGAAATCTTATTGAATTTAACATAAGTGACTATGCTCGTGCAAAATTTACAAAGAATGATAGATTTTTAAAGGTAAAGTATAGTGAATTAAGCAAAAGGAAGAAATAA
- a CDS encoding VPS10 domain-containing protein, translating into MRFITLQILILWSFSAIGQTNLLPDESFENGSISGSYESYYNYEAKTLWRAWPFIGFEVDTEVKRTGSRSLKIAYRDYGNGTPTFRNENYPDLDAGKYQFSFYYKTDVERTGETITVDVHDGRQGSSSSIGEHIVTITSGAKDDFVQLLIEFEVDDSYSTFLPYIRIPYLENGAYLNIDDVQLVKLATEAKPTTPSPKNEATAITSFDVQLQWLKGITAVKSNVYLGTSSDDLEQIATDITDSQIIIDDLENDTKYFWRVDEIEANDNVITGDVWCFTTKSFYDEYMSQVQSGKVKSETKVKWTQFGPGNAGFSNFLRYHPLLPDFCVESPDMGNTYQTEDNGKSWKTIKDVDGEGNFFRLYDLQYSTKTEKYAVAIESSRLYFSQDTARSWTEIKKCPWYSFEFDGGRDGRSWYRKVSAVAMDPSNDFTWYVGAGNFCRGQQQLWSTVNNPTAANPRGNENIYDNIKYQGKIWKTTDAGNTWTELTQGLDEKAQFSRIIVHPTNSNIVFAGSQYGLFRSTDAGATWTNIGEGKLDNNTVMDMDYYFDKTSGRFVLYVADQVRYHGNGQTTRSDGGIFKSDDNGATWQNINGNLGLDINRLTGGVSDNYYQYIAKWFDITTAEARSKYPTLPTAALQYFNSLNVDPSEENGLYVGFYDAQIQKSIIPGRLWKTTDGGTSWINIARDFGPAWENDKDYWIERNNPYNDNMEEGHQLSNQQWGQNYPLRSLRYCAVNTRGDVMLIYAHNTFVSTDKGETFKQVNETYTSNGNIMGTGDSNLPGQCIFQDRRLGEGILYLGSGEHHLWRSTNDGVDGKQAVKYIPQTQESVFAISTHPWDVNTVYTTSMRQKHLDRIYKSTDGAETFEDWGKATEAEEWMWTNNIIIDPIQPNYMYFGVTQVAGSGGGSGNDGPDKDKEGGFHKSTDSGKIFTPSNNGMPTKMWIQDLAFDPRDSTYQSIFAAAPWNEEVRKNGGLFHTSDRGNNWTEIKVADYIEGINSVTFDHTGRLYVTAGRRAGDVKSGGLYYSDDYGQSWTKVFESQFIEFFDVSPFDRNLLVISQGVITANPGFYLSKDGGETWIKSNHTVGQPDNINQVEFDVNDPTVLWAAVMGSGFYKGKIEGGEASRQIILTPGTATLEKQESLELEVETFDILGEIKYKSANNSIASVSKDGIVTAHKRGAVKIWATSEDDRYSDFVYLVVLGDDTDPPLSIEDTKTSDFLVYPNPVRDILYLKGNSINEPMLFNVYTITGTLVSSQTIQGSGKIDVSKLRKGLYIYKAKGNTTEAAGKFIKR; encoded by the coding sequence ATGAGATTTATTACTCTTCAAATTTTAATTTTATGGTCCTTTAGTGCTATTGGACAAACAAACTTACTACCTGATGAAAGTTTTGAAAACGGATCAATTTCGGGTTCTTATGAGAGTTATTACAATTATGAAGCAAAAACTCTTTGGAGAGCCTGGCCATTCATTGGTTTCGAAGTAGATACCGAAGTGAAAAGAACGGGATCAAGATCACTTAAAATCGCCTATCGTGATTATGGAAACGGAACGCCCACATTTCGTAATGAAAATTATCCAGATTTGGATGCAGGGAAATACCAATTCTCATTTTATTATAAAACAGATGTAGAACGAACAGGTGAAACTATTACTGTTGATGTGCACGACGGAAGACAGGGTAGTTCTAGTAGTATTGGCGAGCATATCGTGACGATTACTAGTGGTGCCAAAGATGATTTTGTACAACTGCTCATTGAATTTGAGGTAGACGATAGTTACAGCACTTTCCTTCCTTACATCAGAATTCCTTATTTAGAAAATGGTGCTTATCTAAATATTGATGATGTACAATTGGTAAAGTTAGCAACGGAAGCGAAGCCCACTACTCCATCACCAAAAAATGAGGCGACAGCGATTACCTCTTTCGATGTGCAATTGCAATGGTTAAAAGGTATCACTGCTGTAAAAAGTAATGTCTATTTAGGAACCTCATCAGATGATTTAGAGCAGATTGCTACAGATATTACGGATAGTCAAATAATTATTGATGATTTAGAAAATGATACAAAGTATTTCTGGCGTGTTGACGAAATCGAAGCCAACGACAATGTAATCACTGGAGATGTATGGTGTTTCACCACCAAATCATTTTATGATGAATACATGAGTCAGGTACAATCGGGAAAAGTGAAGTCGGAAACCAAAGTAAAATGGACTCAATTTGGTCCTGGTAATGCTGGTTTCTCTAATTTCTTGAGATATCACCCTCTTCTTCCTGATTTTTGTGTGGAGTCGCCGGATATGGGAAATACCTATCAAACTGAAGATAATGGTAAGAGCTGGAAGACCATTAAAGATGTAGATGGGGAAGGGAATTTCTTCCGTTTATACGATTTACAATACTCTACCAAAACTGAAAAATATGCTGTAGCTATTGAGTCTTCTCGACTTTATTTTAGTCAAGATACCGCTCGCAGTTGGACAGAAATTAAAAAATGTCCTTGGTATTCTTTCGAGTTTGATGGCGGTAGAGACGGTCGATCTTGGTACAGAAAAGTATCAGCGGTAGCTATGGATCCAAGTAACGATTTCACTTGGTATGTTGGCGCTGGAAATTTCTGTAGAGGTCAGCAACAACTATGGAGTACGGTGAATAACCCGACGGCTGCCAATCCAAGAGGAAACGAGAATATATATGACAATATCAAATACCAAGGGAAGATTTGGAAAACGACAGACGCGGGTAATACCTGGACGGAACTAACACAAGGATTAGACGAAAAAGCACAATTCTCACGTATCATCGTTCATCCAACCAACAGTAATATTGTGTTTGCTGGTTCTCAATATGGTTTATTCAGATCAACTGATGCTGGAGCAACATGGACTAACATTGGAGAAGGTAAATTAGATAATAATACCGTTATGGATATGGATTATTATTTCGATAAAACTTCTGGTCGTTTTGTCTTATATGTAGCTGATCAGGTAAGATACCATGGCAACGGACAAACAACAAGATCGGATGGTGGTATTTTTAAATCGGACGATAATGGAGCGACTTGGCAAAATATAAATGGAAACTTAGGTCTTGATATTAATCGTCTTACTGGCGGTGTATCGGACAACTATTATCAATATATAGCGAAATGGTTTGATATCACCACAGCGGAAGCAAGAAGTAAGTATCCAACCTTACCTACTGCTGCTTTGCAATATTTCAATTCCTTAAATGTAGATCCTAGCGAAGAAAATGGTTTGTATGTTGGTTTTTATGATGCTCAAATACAAAAATCAATTATTCCTGGTCGTTTATGGAAAACAACCGATGGAGGTACTTCTTGGATCAATATTGCACGTGATTTCGGACCTGCTTGGGAAAATGATAAAGACTATTGGATAGAAAGAAACAACCCTTACAACGATAATATGGAAGAAGGGCATCAACTATCCAATCAACAATGGGGACAAAATTACCCGCTTCGATCGTTACGCTATTGTGCTGTAAATACTAGAGGTGACGTGATGTTGATTTATGCACACAACACTTTTGTAAGTACAGATAAAGGAGAAACGTTCAAGCAAGTAAACGAAACCTACACAAGCAATGGCAATATTATGGGAACGGGTGATAGTAACTTGCCTGGACAGTGTATTTTCCAAGACAGACGCTTGGGAGAAGGTATTCTTTATTTAGGTTCGGGCGAGCATCACTTATGGCGTAGTACAAACGATGGTGTAGATGGAAAACAAGCTGTTAAATACATTCCTCAAACACAGGAAAGTGTCTTTGCAATTTCTACTCACCCATGGGACGTGAACACGGTATACACTACTTCTATGCGTCAGAAACACTTGGATAGAATCTATAAATCAACCGATGGAGCCGAGACGTTTGAGGACTGGGGTAAAGCCACTGAAGCCGAAGAATGGATGTGGACAAATAACATCATTATCGATCCGATCCAACCCAATTATATGTACTTTGGGGTAACTCAAGTAGCTGGTTCTGGTGGAGGAAGCGGAAACGACGGTCCTGATAAAGACAAGGAAGGTGGTTTCCATAAATCGACTGATTCGGGGAAAATATTCACACCAAGTAACAATGGAATGCCTACTAAAATGTGGATTCAAGACTTAGCGTTTGATCCTAGAGATAGTACCTATCAGTCTATTTTTGCCGCTGCTCCATGGAATGAAGAAGTGCGTAAAAATGGTGGATTATTCCACACCTCCGACAGAGGGAATAACTGGACAGAAATAAAAGTGGCAGATTATATTGAGGGAATCAACAGCGTCACTTTCGATCATACAGGAAGACTTTACGTGACGGCAGGACGAAGAGCAGGAGATGTAAAAAGTGGCGGATTGTACTATTCTGATGATTATGGACAATCATGGACAAAAGTGTTCGAGTCTCAGTTTATCGAATTCTTTGATGTTTCCCCATTCGATCGTAATCTCTTAGTCATATCTCAAGGAGTTATTACGGCCAACCCTGGCTTCTATTTAAGTAAAGATGGTGGCGAAACGTGGATCAAAAGTAATCATACGGTTGGTCAGCCTGACAATATAAATCAAGTAGAATTTGATGTAAATGATCCTACTGTTCTTTGGGCAGCAGTTATGGGTAGCGGTTTTTATAAAGGTAAAATTGAAGGTGGTGAAGCATCAAGACAAATCATTTTAACTCCAGGTACTGCCACTCTAGAAAAGCAGGAGTCATTAGAATTGGAAGTTGAAACATTTGATATTTTAGGAGAAATCAAATATAAATCGGCTAACAACAGCATTGCTTCTGTCTCTAAAGACGGAATTGTTACGGCACATAAAAGAGGTGCGGTAAAAATTTGGGCAACATCAGAAGACGATCGTTACTCCGATTTCGTCTACCTAGTTGTTTTAGGAGATGACACAGATCCTCCATTAAGTATCGAAGACACGAAGACTTCAGATTTCCTTGTTTACCCTAACCCGGTAAGAGATATTTTATATCTAAAAGGAAATAGCATCAATGAACCAATGCTATTTAATGTTTACACCATTACAGGTACTTTGGTATCAAGTCAGACTATCCAAGGCTCAGGTAAAATTGATGTATCCAAACTGAGAAAAGGTTTATACATCTACAAAGCCAAAGGCAATACTACTGAAGCTGCCGGTAAGTTTATTAAAAGATAA
- a CDS encoding Fur family transcriptional regulator, which produces MENEIDKKLLAKNIKPTAMRQLVYDILLKNNKALSLYEIEQQFDNVERSTIFRTLKTFQEKLLIHSVDDGTGAVKYALCDEDCKCLPDDLHVHFLCNTCGATYCLREMPIPKIELPKNFSFQNANFVVKGICAKCK; this is translated from the coding sequence ATGGAAAATGAAATAGATAAAAAGCTATTAGCAAAAAATATAAAACCAACGGCTATGCGTCAGTTAGTTTATGATATTTTATTAAAAAACAATAAAGCATTAAGTCTTTATGAAATAGAACAACAATTTGATAATGTTGAACGCTCTACTATATTTAGAACTTTAAAGACTTTTCAAGAAAAATTACTTATTCATAGTGTAGATGACGGTACTGGAGCTGTAAAATATGCTCTTTGTGATGAAGATTGTAAATGTCTGCCAGATGATCTACATGTACATTTTTTGTGTAATACATGTGGGGCTACCTATTGCTTAAGGGAAATGCCCATTCCTAAAATTGAATTACCAAAGAATTTTTCATTTCAAAATGCAAATTTTGTAGTAAAAGGTATTTGTGCAAAGTGTAAGTAA
- a CDS encoding gliding motility protein GldB-related protein: protein MKTNTLLLLLLISLSAFSKTSPDPAAPKLYTSDIENFYTAFDLVLKDTANANQIFKEKYFSVGTKGLKDFYKLKINDLDKFSRFIIKHQEFYKSIRKDITNIDDLKKKIYANNKAFKDIYPDAVFPDIYFVVGRFSSNGTISKRGLLIGIEILSLTEESDTEKWHQGMLKIIMKRDHIPVTVAHELVHFNQGKTGETTLLSKSLREGAAEFIAELICGETDGDYTNFSGKEQRIWEDFQKVKDEQLWGLWSSWVRESDERPRNAGYWTGYLICKSYYEQREDKSLALKEILDIKDSQEFYDKSKIEVYLKRDFFNK from the coding sequence ATGAAAACTAATACACTACTTCTCTTACTTTTAATCTCTTTATCTGCTTTCTCTAAAACATCACCAGATCCAGCAGCACCAAAACTATACACCTCAGATATAGAGAACTTTTATACTGCCTTTGACTTAGTATTAAAGGATACAGCCAATGCGAATCAGATTTTTAAGGAGAAATACTTTTCTGTGGGGACGAAAGGTTTAAAGGACTTTTATAAGCTTAAAATTAATGACCTAGATAAGTTCTCAAGATTTATTATTAAGCATCAAGAGTTTTATAAATCAATACGGAAGGACATCACTAATATTGATGATCTTAAAAAGAAGATTTATGCTAATAATAAAGCATTTAAAGATATATATCCTGATGCGGTTTTCCCTGATATTTATTTTGTAGTGGGTAGATTTAGTTCTAACGGAACAATTTCAAAAAGAGGCTTATTGATAGGGATTGAAATATTAAGTCTTACAGAAGAAAGTGATACAGAAAAATGGCATCAAGGAATGCTTAAAATTATCATGAAAAGAGATCATATTCCTGTAACAGTGGCACATGAATTGGTGCATTTCAACCAAGGTAAAACTGGAGAGACTACTTTACTCTCCAAAAGTTTAAGAGAGGGGGCTGCAGAATTTATTGCTGAATTAATATGTGGTGAAACAGACGGTGATTACACTAACTTTTCTGGAAAAGAACAACGTATTTGGGAGGATTTTCAAAAAGTGAAAGATGAACAGTTGTGGGGATTATGGTCGTCTTGGGTGAGAGAAAGTGATGAGCGTCCAAGAAATGCTGGATATTGGACAGGCTATCTGATTTGTAAATCGTATTACGAACAAAGGGAAGATAAATCCTTAGCGCTAAAAGAAATTCTTGATATTAAAGATAGTCAGGAGTTTTATGATAAGAGTAAAATTGAGGTATATTTGAAGAGGGATTTTTTCAATAAATAA
- a CDS encoding response regulator transcription factor, protein MENQETIGLTISLLLLLISISISPMFPEKETTTFTTLLCMVLVACTTFLDTLSQQKHTLPVKYLKMHVGISILLSVFVIVSKVLGNMLFAQWPVVIFLIVSIVVSMLIQRQSKPIQQFQHLEKSNKIFALVFLTLTPIYLIFHYAFEEQYQQFQIGFLMYIAFSALAIRKIYDDLQRLSLIKNDVEPNTQQFKNYALTEREKEIATLLHKGVTYQNIADQLFISLPTVKTHASNIYKKCGVKTRNELSNLLR, encoded by the coding sequence ATGGAGAATCAGGAAACAATAGGACTGACTATTTCGCTATTATTACTATTAATTTCTATAAGCATTTCACCAATGTTTCCAGAGAAAGAAACAACAACATTTACCACTTTGCTTTGTATGGTTTTGGTGGCATGTACCACCTTTTTAGATACCCTAAGTCAACAAAAACATACACTACCTGTCAAATACCTAAAAATGCACGTTGGGATATCCATCTTATTATCTGTTTTTGTGATCGTTTCCAAAGTTTTAGGGAATATGCTATTTGCACAATGGCCTGTAGTCATATTTTTAATTGTTTCAATTGTAGTTTCAATGTTGATCCAACGACAATCAAAGCCTATTCAACAGTTTCAGCATTTAGAAAAGTCGAACAAGATTTTCGCTCTAGTATTCTTAACATTGACGCCCATATATCTAATTTTTCATTATGCTTTTGAAGAACAGTACCAACAATTTCAAATTGGATTTTTGATGTACATTGCTTTTTCAGCTTTGGCCATTCGTAAAATTTATGACGATTTACAACGTTTATCTTTGATTAAAAATGATGTCGAACCCAACACACAACAGTTTAAGAATTATGCACTTACAGAACGGGAAAAAGAAATTGCTACACTACTTCACAAGGGCGTTACTTATCAGAACATAGCTGATCAGCTTTTTATTTCTTTACCTACAGTTAAAACCCACGCCAGTAATATTTACAAAAAGTGTGGAGTGAAAACTAGAAACGAATTATCCAACTTGCTTCGTTGA
- a CDS encoding SMEK domain-containing protein, whose product MDVRQKHINNIQKRLAYLKSRVEIAGSLNLTDIHIYAEDFYQTLFNHLGNSYKNGNAENQNCPYIDLIDETNKHAMQVTSRDDNKKITETIIGFFENSEHPEYKDYSLKVLLISKRAKDYSTDFTFHGKYKFNHKKDVIDIERLIAIIKDNGREKIIEISKFLDNEIYLPRPKTESNEVETIMSLLEYLSDDKNYKEFDGNYNCDPEQKINSRFKDYANDFNEEFTDLFTIYCNTIPEVKKAFGLDGVRAKKISYFLNYISNRYLKEANGNAFDALDKLTDYFEAKLSSNGIHADIGAIRYYLMDELIGCNIFSIKVE is encoded by the coding sequence ATGGATGTAAGACAAAAACATATTAACAATATTCAGAAACGACTTGCTTATCTAAAAAGCAGGGTTGAAATAGCAGGTTCTTTAAATTTGACTGATATTCATATTTATGCCGAAGACTTTTATCAAACTTTATTTAATCACTTAGGGAATTCATATAAAAATGGAAATGCCGAAAATCAGAATTGCCCATATATTGATCTGATTGATGAAACTAATAAGCATGCAATGCAGGTAACCTCTAGAGATGATAATAAGAAAATAACTGAAACTATTATTGGATTTTTTGAAAATTCAGAACATCCAGAATACAAAGATTATTCGTTAAAAGTATTGTTAATATCCAAACGTGCAAAGGATTATTCTACAGATTTTACTTTTCATGGTAAGTATAAGTTCAATCATAAAAAAGATGTAATTGATATTGAGCGTTTGATTGCTATAATTAAAGATAATGGCAGAGAAAAAATCATTGAGATAAGTAAATTTCTTGATAATGAAATTTACTTACCACGTCCAAAGACAGAGTCTAATGAAGTAGAAACTATAATGTCATTACTTGAATATCTCAGTGATGATAAAAATTATAAAGAATTTGATGGAAATTACAACTGCGACCCTGAACAAAAAATAAACAGCAGATTCAAGGATTATGCTAATGATTTTAATGAAGAGTTTACTGATCTATTTACAATTTATTGTAATACAATTCCAGAAGTAAAAAAAGCATTTGGATTAGATGGAGTAAGAGCCAAAAAAATTTCTTATTTCTTGAATTATATCAGCAATCGTTATTTAAAAGAGGCAAATGGTAATGCTTTTGATGCACTTGATAAATTAACAGATTATTTTGAGGCTAAATTGAGTTCGAATGGAATTCATGCTGATATAGGAGCAATAAGATATTATTTAATGGATGAATTAATTGGTTGTAATATTTTTTCAATTAAAGTTGAGTAA
- a CDS encoding cation transporter — MIKSNFHISQMDCPSEENMIRMQLDGLEFIKKLEFDLEKRNLIVFHLEDNKEIIKRLEVLNLGVKFLNKENIDESELKVADTKNQQKLLWSVLIINFVFFIIEITSGVISKSMGLVADSLDMLADSLVYGLSLWAVGSTVIRKKKVARLSGYFQITLAVMGIIEVIRRFLGFESMPDFRLMIGISILALIANGVCLFLLLKSKSNEAHMKASMVFTSNDVIINLGVIIAGVLVIFTKSKYPDLIIGGIVFLIVVRGALRILKLGK, encoded by the coding sequence ATGATAAAATCAAATTTTCATATCTCACAAATGGATTGTCCTTCGGAAGAAAATATGATCCGAATGCAATTAGACGGTTTAGAGTTTATTAAAAAACTTGAATTCGACCTTGAAAAACGAAATCTTATTGTTTTTCATTTAGAAGATAACAAAGAGATTATAAAACGATTGGAAGTATTGAATTTAGGAGTAAAGTTTTTGAATAAAGAAAACATAGATGAATCCGAATTAAAAGTCGCTGATACTAAAAATCAACAAAAACTGCTTTGGTCTGTCTTAATTATAAATTTTGTGTTTTTTATCATCGAAATAACATCTGGAGTTATCTCTAAATCAATGGGCTTAGTTGCTGATTCACTTGATATGTTAGCAGATTCGCTTGTTTATGGATTAAGTCTTTGGGCAGTAGGTTCAACAGTGATAAGAAAAAAGAAGGTTGCTCGATTAAGTGGTTATTTCCAAATCACTTTAGCAGTTATGGGGATTATAGAGGTCATACGAAGGTTTTTGGGTTTCGAATCAATGCCAGATTTTCGTTTAATGATTGGTATTTCCATTTTAGCTTTAATAGCCAATGGGGTATGCTTGTTTTTATTACTTAAATCAAAAAGTAATGAAGCTCATATGAAAGCAAGTATGGTTTTCACATCAAATGATGTGATTATTAATTTAGGAGTAATTATAGCAGGAGTGCTTGTTATATTTACAAAATCAAAATACCCAGATTTAATTATTGGAGGGATAGTATTTTTAATTGTTGTTAGAGGTGCTCTAAGAATTTTAAAGCTAGGAAAATAG
- a CDS encoding porin family protein, whose translation MKRLTKLLTIIFVALLCYQTNAQTIGIKGGLNLATLNEKDNDGTYSDNYDMNPGFHFGLTVDVPLNEFLSFEPGLLLTTKGMKYEDELIGLNLSGHANLYYIDVPLNLKATHEFGSGVKLYGTIGPYVGMGLSGKIKATLEFQGDEQTEEEEIKWGSNQDEDTFKRLDMGLTFGAGVEINSILLGLSYDLGLSNISTNQDNGMSVKNRVLKFSVGYRFLSKN comes from the coding sequence ATGAAAAGATTGACTAAATTACTAACTATTATTTTTGTAGCTCTCTTATGTTATCAAACCAATGCTCAAACAATCGGGATAAAGGGTGGATTAAACTTAGCAACCCTAAATGAAAAAGACAATGATGGTACTTATAGTGATAATTATGACATGAACCCAGGGTTTCATTTCGGATTGACTGTAGATGTTCCATTGAATGAATTTTTATCTTTTGAACCTGGACTTCTTTTAACAACAAAAGGAATGAAGTATGAAGATGAATTAATAGGTTTAAATTTATCCGGTCATGCAAACCTTTATTATATTGATGTACCATTAAATTTAAAAGCAACTCATGAATTTGGTAGTGGGGTAAAATTGTATGGTACTATAGGGCCTTACGTTGGTATGGGTTTGAGTGGGAAAATTAAAGCAACTCTAGAATTTCAAGGTGATGAACAAACTGAGGAAGAGGAAATAAAATGGGGAAGCAATCAAGATGAAGATACTTTTAAAAGACTAGATATGGGTTTGACATTTGGAGCAGGTGTTGAAATAAATTCAATATTACTTGGATTATCTTATGATTTAGGATTATCAAATATTTCTACAAACCAAGATAATGGAATGTCAGTAAAAAATCGAGTTTTGAAATTTTCAGTAGGCTATAGATTTTTAAGCAAAAATTAG